The following are encoded together in the Actinoplanes sp. N902-109 genome:
- a CDS encoding sodium:proton antiporter produces MLLLAFAAVLLLAVLVSALANRTILSTAVLFLVAGFVLGPQVTGVVEVHADSPIVGTLAELALFAVLFTDGMRVGWSDLRSAWKLPGRALGWGLPLTLLVTAVAAHYIVGLGWAESLLIGAILSPTDPVFASALVGNDKVPARLRHLLNVESGVNDGLALPFVIVFLAVAAGSHDLHLGELAGEIALGLAIGVLIPVAAILLERSRFFSASTAYEPLNGLAIGLLVLAVAQATHANLFLAAFAAGITVATFGPRQRAAFEHFGENIAELFKLAALLVFGALISPAFLAGTSWTGWVFAIVAIFIARPVALWLSFLRSGLDMREQAAAMWFGPKGFASVVYGLLVLESGITAADHVFHLVALTIVLSILLHSSTDVVVARGFDDEAEVPAWYGVLRRRVTSARHERQTSDRER; encoded by the coding sequence GTGCTTCTGCTCGCCTTCGCCGCGGTCCTGCTGCTGGCAGTGCTCGTATCGGCCCTGGCCAACCGAACCATCCTGTCCACCGCCGTGCTGTTCCTGGTGGCCGGTTTCGTGCTCGGGCCGCAGGTGACCGGAGTCGTCGAGGTGCACGCCGACTCGCCGATCGTCGGCACCCTGGCCGAGCTCGCGCTGTTCGCGGTGCTGTTCACCGACGGCATGCGGGTCGGCTGGTCCGACCTGCGGTCGGCGTGGAAACTGCCCGGCCGGGCCCTGGGCTGGGGCCTGCCGCTGACCCTGCTGGTGACCGCCGTGGCAGCCCACTACATCGTCGGGCTGGGCTGGGCGGAGTCGCTGCTGATCGGCGCGATCCTCAGCCCCACCGACCCGGTGTTCGCCTCGGCGCTGGTCGGCAACGACAAGGTTCCCGCCCGGCTGCGGCATCTGCTCAACGTCGAGTCCGGCGTCAACGACGGTCTCGCCCTGCCCTTCGTCATCGTCTTCCTCGCCGTCGCCGCCGGCTCACACGACCTGCACCTGGGTGAACTGGCCGGGGAGATCGCGCTCGGCCTGGCCATCGGCGTGCTGATCCCGGTGGCGGCGATCCTGCTGGAACGCAGCCGGTTCTTCTCCGCCTCGACCGCGTACGAGCCGCTCAACGGCCTTGCGATCGGCCTGCTCGTGCTGGCCGTGGCCCAGGCGACCCACGCGAACCTGTTCCTGGCCGCATTCGCCGCCGGGATCACCGTGGCGACGTTCGGCCCGCGGCAACGGGCGGCGTTCGAGCACTTCGGCGAGAACATCGCGGAGCTCTTCAAACTCGCCGCCCTCCTCGTTTTCGGCGCGCTGATCTCACCGGCCTTCCTGGCCGGCACCTCATGGACCGGCTGGGTCTTCGCCATCGTGGCCATCTTCATCGCCCGGCCGGTGGCTCTGTGGCTGTCGTTCCTGCGTTCCGGGCTGGACATGCGGGAACAGGCCGCGGCGATGTGGTTCGGGCCGAAAGGTTTCGCCTCGGTCGTCTACGGACTCCTGGTCCTGGAATCCGGCATCACCGCCGCGGACCACGTCTTCCACCTGGTTGCACTGACCATCGTCCTGTCGATCCTGCTGCACTCCTCGACCGACGTCGTCGTCGCCCGCGGCTTCGACGACGAGGCCGAGGTGCCCGCCTGGTACGGCGTCCTGCGTCGCCGCGTCACATCGGCACGCCACGAGCGCCAGACGTCCGACCGGGAGCGGTGA
- a CDS encoding ATP-binding protein, protein MPRPPAPMSTLHAWSVTVGTDLATIRDGVTRLVAAQPADVDAAPTAQAIGLVATELAGNALRHGKPPVLVRLLGDDDCYVLDVSDHGIHDMPRPMTDRQAFGVGGRGLMICMAIADQVSWYTTATTKHIWASFPRPRSRRREP, encoded by the coding sequence ATGCCCAGGCCACCCGCGCCGATGTCCACCCTCCACGCCTGGTCCGTCACCGTGGGCACCGACCTGGCTACGATCCGCGACGGGGTGACCCGCCTCGTGGCGGCCCAGCCGGCCGACGTCGACGCCGCCCCGACAGCCCAGGCGATCGGGCTGGTCGCGACCGAACTGGCCGGTAACGCGCTGCGGCACGGAAAGCCGCCAGTCCTGGTCCGGTTGCTCGGCGACGACGACTGCTATGTCCTCGACGTCAGCGACCACGGCATCCACGACATGCCGAGACCCATGACCGACCGGCAGGCCTTCGGGGTCGGCGGCCGCGGGCTGATGATCTGCATGGCCATCGCCGATCAGGTCAGCTGGTACACCACCGCTACGACCAAACACATCTGGGCCTCCTTCCCCCGGCCGCGTTCACGCCGGCGGGAGCCGTAG
- a CDS encoding MarR family winged helix-turn-helix transcriptional regulator, with translation MSRSGTPATDVDRHLVEAFLTASRVLVAVAARSLAAGNAEITLAQHRALVVLASRGPQRIADLAELLDVNSSNATRNCDRLQRRGLVRRDRDTDDRRAVRVSLTPAGEHLVQQITAARATEISRILGAMPGQARGPLLAALRAFTDAAGEAPEQSWSLGWGTDPAPPAALTPDRQGTRP, from the coding sequence GTGAGCCGCTCCGGTACCCCCGCCACGGACGTCGACCGCCACCTCGTGGAGGCGTTCCTCACGGCCAGCCGCGTCCTGGTGGCCGTGGCAGCCCGGTCCTTGGCGGCCGGAAATGCCGAGATCACCCTGGCCCAGCACCGGGCCCTGGTGGTTCTCGCCTCGCGCGGCCCGCAACGCATCGCCGACCTGGCGGAGCTGCTCGACGTGAACAGCTCCAACGCCACCCGGAACTGTGATCGGCTGCAACGCCGCGGCCTGGTGCGACGCGACCGTGACACCGATGACCGCCGTGCCGTCCGGGTGTCGCTGACACCGGCCGGTGAACACCTGGTCCAGCAGATCACCGCTGCCCGCGCCACCGAGATCAGCCGCATCCTCGGCGCCATGCCCGGGCAGGCCCGCGGTCCCCTGCTTGCCGCGCTGCGCGCCTTCACCGACGCGGCCGGCGAAGCACCCGAGCAGAGCTGGTCGCTGGGCTGGGGCACCGACCCCGCACCACCAGCCGCCCTGACCCCCGACCGGCAAGGAACCCGCCCGTGA
- a CDS encoding glucose 1-dehydrogenase translates to MRALTVIPLRKDSISVGDVPDPQPGDGDLLVDGLAVGVCGTDKEIAAGEYGWAPPGRDRLVIGHESLGRVRTAPPGSGFAAGDLVVGVVRRPDPVPCGACAHGQFDMCRNGRYTERGIKQLDGYASQAWTVEPGYAVKLDPRLADVGVLMEPTSVVAKAWDEVDKVGARAWYQPKTALVTGAGPIGLLAALLGVQRGLDVHVLDRVTDGPKPALVHDLGATYHHGDIDEVASKIKPDVVIEATGVGPVIFGAAAHTAPYGILCLTGVSSAGHTLKLDAGALNRDIVLENDVIIGSVNANLSHYAAAADALAAADTGWLTRLITRRVPLESFADAFTANDDDVKVVITLGGSAS, encoded by the coding sequence ATGCGCGCCCTGACCGTGATCCCCCTGCGGAAAGACTCCATCTCCGTCGGCGACGTGCCCGACCCGCAACCCGGCGACGGTGACCTGCTCGTCGACGGCCTCGCCGTCGGTGTGTGCGGCACCGACAAGGAAATCGCCGCCGGCGAGTACGGCTGGGCACCACCCGGCCGCGACCGGCTGGTCATCGGCCACGAATCCCTCGGCCGCGTCCGCACCGCCCCGCCCGGCAGCGGCTTCGCCGCCGGTGACCTCGTCGTCGGCGTGGTACGACGGCCCGACCCGGTGCCCTGCGGTGCCTGCGCGCACGGGCAGTTCGACATGTGCCGCAACGGCCGCTACACCGAACGCGGCATCAAACAACTCGACGGCTACGCCAGCCAGGCCTGGACGGTCGAGCCCGGCTACGCCGTCAAACTCGACCCCCGGCTGGCCGACGTCGGTGTGCTCATGGAACCCACCAGCGTGGTCGCCAAGGCCTGGGACGAGGTCGACAAGGTCGGCGCCCGCGCCTGGTACCAGCCGAAGACCGCCCTGGTCACCGGCGCCGGTCCGATCGGCCTGCTCGCCGCCCTGCTCGGCGTGCAACGCGGCCTCGACGTGCACGTCCTCGACCGGGTCACCGACGGCCCGAAACCCGCGCTGGTGCACGACCTCGGCGCCACCTACCACCACGGCGACATCGACGAGGTGGCCTCGAAGATCAAGCCGGACGTGGTCATCGAAGCCACCGGCGTCGGACCGGTGATCTTCGGTGCCGCCGCGCACACCGCCCCGTACGGCATCCTCTGCCTCACCGGTGTCTCCTCGGCCGGGCACACCCTCAAGCTCGACGCCGGAGCGCTGAACCGCGACATCGTCCTGGAGAACGACGTCATCATCGGCTCGGTCAACGCCAACCTCAGCCACTACGCCGCCGCAGCCGACGCCCTCGCCGCAGCCGACACCGGCTGGCTGACCCGGTTGATCACCCGCCGCGTGCCGCTCGAGT
- a CDS encoding glycoside hydrolase family 15 protein, whose translation MALRIEDYGLIGDLQTAALVGRDGSIDWLCLPRFDAPACFAALLGDDQAGFWRLAPAAGGLCTRRRYRGDTLILETEWETPEGAVRVIDTMPPRGEAADVVRVVEGVRGRVPMRMALRLRFDYGRIVPWVRHRDGQLAAIAGPDAAWLHTPVPLHGEDYTTRAEFTVSAGQRVPFVLTYRPSHESPPRPVDADKALAGTEAFWTSWMGRFRYDGRWDEAVRRSLVTLKALTYAPTGGIVAAATTSLPEQLGGPRNWDYRFCWLRDATFTLQALLGTGFVAEAKAWREWLLRATAGDPADLQIMYGIDGTRRLPEYTLDWLPGYEGAAPVRVGNAASDQFQLDVWGEVLDGLHEARQSGLQVDEDAWDLQRALLDYLEGHWADPDNGLWEVRGDRQHFVHSKVMAWAGLDRAVQAVERFGLDGPVDRWRATRDAIHAQVCERGFDAERNTFTQFYGSQGLDAALLLVPRVGFLPWHDPRIAGTVDALQRELCQDGFLLRYDPRADGGVDGLPGAEGAFITCTFWLADALYGIGREPEAHQLFERLLGLRNDLGLLSEEYDPATGRQLGNTPQAFSHVGLVNAARHLSATRPARDTPGK comes from the coding sequence GTGGCACTACGGATCGAGGACTACGGCCTGATCGGCGACCTGCAGACGGCCGCGCTGGTGGGCCGGGACGGCTCGATCGACTGGCTGTGCCTGCCCCGATTCGACGCCCCCGCCTGCTTCGCCGCCCTGCTCGGCGATGATCAGGCCGGGTTCTGGCGCCTCGCCCCGGCTGCCGGAGGTCTGTGTACGCGGCGTCGCTACCGCGGCGACACGCTGATTCTGGAAACGGAGTGGGAGACCCCCGAAGGAGCGGTACGGGTCATCGACACGATGCCGCCGCGCGGTGAGGCCGCCGACGTCGTCCGGGTCGTCGAGGGCGTGCGTGGCCGGGTGCCGATGCGGATGGCGTTGCGGCTGCGCTTCGACTACGGACGGATCGTGCCGTGGGTGCGCCACCGGGACGGCCAGCTCGCCGCGATCGCCGGTCCCGACGCCGCCTGGCTGCACACCCCGGTGCCACTGCACGGCGAGGACTACACCACCCGTGCGGAGTTCACCGTGTCAGCCGGCCAGCGGGTGCCGTTCGTGCTGACGTACCGCCCCTCGCACGAGTCGCCACCACGGCCGGTCGACGCGGACAAGGCACTGGCCGGCACCGAGGCGTTCTGGACATCGTGGATGGGCCGCTTCCGCTACGACGGCCGGTGGGACGAGGCGGTACGCCGCTCGCTGGTCACGCTGAAGGCGCTCACCTACGCGCCGACCGGCGGAATCGTCGCCGCGGCCACCACCTCGCTGCCCGAGCAGCTCGGCGGGCCGCGCAACTGGGACTACCGGTTCTGCTGGCTGCGCGATGCCACTTTCACCCTGCAAGCGCTGCTGGGCACGGGCTTCGTCGCCGAGGCCAAGGCGTGGCGCGAGTGGCTGCTGCGCGCCACGGCCGGCGACCCGGCCGACCTGCAGATCATGTACGGCATCGACGGCACCCGCCGGCTGCCCGAGTACACCCTCGACTGGCTGCCCGGCTACGAGGGCGCGGCACCGGTGCGGGTCGGTAACGCCGCGTCGGATCAGTTCCAGCTCGATGTGTGGGGTGAGGTTCTCGACGGGCTGCACGAGGCGCGCCAGAGCGGTCTGCAGGTGGACGAGGACGCCTGGGACCTGCAACGGGCGCTGCTCGACTACCTCGAGGGCCATTGGGCCGACCCGGACAACGGCCTGTGGGAGGTCCGCGGCGACCGGCAGCACTTCGTGCACTCCAAAGTCATGGCCTGGGCCGGCCTGGACCGGGCCGTACAGGCTGTCGAGCGGTTCGGCCTCGACGGGCCCGTGGACCGGTGGCGCGCCACCCGCGACGCCATCCACGCGCAGGTGTGCGAGCGCGGCTTCGACGCCGAGCGCAACACCTTCACCCAGTTCTACGGCTCCCAGGGGCTGGACGCTGCGCTGCTGCTCGTGCCCCGGGTCGGTTTCCTGCCCTGGCACGACCCGCGGATCGCCGGCACTGTCGACGCGCTTCAGCGCGAACTCTGCCAGGACGGATTCCTGCTGCGCTACGACCCGCGCGCCGACGGCGGCGTCGACGGGCTTCCCGGCGCCGAAGGCGCGTTCATCACCTGCACGTTCTGGCTCGCCGACGCCCTGTACGGCATCGGCCGCGAGCCCGAGGCCCACCAGCTGTTCGAACGCCTGCTCGGCCTCCGCAACGACCTCGGCCTGCTCAGCGAGGAGTACGACCCGGCCACCGGCCGGCAGCTCGGCAACACCCCCCAGGCCTTCAGCCACGTCGGACTGGTCAATGCCGCCCGGCACCTGTCCGCGACGAGGCCCGCCCGTGACACCCCCGGAAAGTGA
- a CDS encoding sodium:calcium antiporter, producing MNSLSSWLLLVIFLGCAAAIWIAGIKLSDTTDVLSERLHLGTALGGVILLAIATNLPEIAITASAALAHQLDVAVGNILGGIAIQTVVLVILDAAGVRPRKPLTYLAASLTLLLEGALVVALLLVVVMSTQLPTSMIAFRLTPGAVLIAVLWGLGLLLLRRAGRGLPWHEGGDAPNNQDKPQGHSKTTKEKQATSKGVSTGRAGLIFGVAAAVTLVAGVFIERSGEELFGRFGMSGVLFGATVLAAATSLPELSTGLTSTRLGDYQLAISDIFGGNAFLPVLFLLATVLSGQAVLPRAHHTDIYLTALGALLTIVYMIGLVFRPQRQFARMGADSVTVLVLYALGITGLAFITG from the coding sequence GTGAACTCGCTCAGCTCCTGGCTGCTTCTGGTGATCTTCCTCGGCTGCGCCGCGGCCATCTGGATCGCCGGGATCAAACTCTCCGACACCACCGACGTGCTCTCCGAGCGACTGCACCTGGGCACCGCCCTGGGCGGGGTGATCCTGCTGGCGATCGCCACGAACCTGCCGGAGATCGCCATCACCGCCAGCGCGGCACTCGCCCACCAGTTGGACGTGGCCGTCGGCAACATCCTGGGCGGCATCGCCATCCAGACCGTCGTCCTGGTCATCCTGGACGCTGCCGGTGTGCGGCCCCGCAAACCGCTGACGTATCTCGCCGCCTCGCTCACCCTGCTGCTCGAAGGCGCCCTCGTGGTGGCGCTGCTGCTCGTCGTGGTCATGTCGACGCAGCTACCCACCTCGATGATCGCGTTCCGCCTCACCCCCGGCGCCGTCCTCATCGCCGTGCTGTGGGGCCTCGGGCTGCTCCTGCTGCGCCGCGCCGGCCGCGGCCTGCCCTGGCACGAAGGCGGCGACGCCCCGAACAACCAGGACAAACCGCAGGGCCATTCCAAGACCACCAAGGAGAAGCAAGCCACCAGCAAGGGCGTCAGCACCGGCCGGGCCGGACTGATCTTCGGCGTCGCCGCCGCCGTCACCCTGGTCGCCGGCGTGTTCATCGAACGCAGCGGCGAGGAACTGTTCGGTCGCTTCGGCATGTCCGGCGTGCTGTTCGGCGCCACCGTCCTGGCCGCCGCGACGTCCCTGCCCGAGCTGTCCACCGGCCTCACGTCGACCCGCCTCGGCGACTACCAGCTGGCCATCAGCGACATCTTCGGCGGCAACGCCTTCCTGCCCGTGCTGTTCCTGCTCGCCACCGTCCTGTCCGGGCAGGCGGTGCTGCCGCGAGCGCATCACACCGACATCTATCTGACCGCCCTCGGTGCCCTGCTGACGATCGTCTACATGATCGGCCTGGTCTTCCGGCCCCAGCGGCAGTTCGCCCGCATGGGCGCCGATTCCGTTACCGTGCTGGTGCTGTACGCCCTGGGCATCACCGGCCTCGCCTTCATCACCGGCTGA
- a CDS encoding STAS domain-containing protein, which produces MTTPPFTISCQQTPTGEMRVCLSGEFDTSIGDALTKALVEAAGRPHVRRVIVDLEHTRLIDSHAVASLVAGYEAATTLRRGFSVVNGYGIVQQVLDITGLAEVLCS; this is translated from the coding sequence GTGACGACCCCGCCCTTCACCATCTCCTGCCAGCAGACACCGACCGGTGAGATGCGAGTGTGCCTGTCCGGAGAGTTCGACACGAGCATCGGCGACGCCCTCACCAAGGCCCTGGTCGAGGCTGCGGGCCGGCCACACGTGCGGCGGGTGATCGTCGACCTCGAGCACACCCGGCTCATCGACTCCCACGCCGTGGCCAGCCTCGTCGCCGGATACGAGGCCGCCACCACCTTGCGGCGCGGCTTCAGCGTCGTCAACGGCTACGGCATCGTCCAGCAGGTTCTGGACATCACCGGCCTGGCGGAGGTGCTCTGCTCCTGA